TTATGCAGAAGTTTTATCAGTATCTatgaaataaacagaacatGACATGGCCACTTGGGGACACAAATTTTATCTTCGTGCTGAAACTTTCTCTCGCTCATTCGCTTCGCTCACTCATGAGAGAATCACAGCACTTGAAGATAAAATTTGTTTCCCTGCATGGCCATCTAATATACTCTATTTAATAACCACTTTATTTAACATTTGGCTATACAATATTTACTATATCCTATTGGAGAAAAGTGGAAAAATGTTCAATCAAAtagaccctttgcaaaaatggctgcctttaaattattcttttgttcatatttAAAGTAGCgttactaacctcgtttttaGATAATAATTGTAAAGAATTTGTTATAGTGAACAAGGCAAGAGAGGCTCTTTTGGatatgaacaaaagaataatttgatGGCAGCCACTTTTGCAAAGGGTCAATAATTATATGACATCTCCTCACATAATGGTTTCGCAGTTCACAACAACAGAGGCGTAGGCTTGTAAACTGCTTTTCATCTAACTCAGTTACAGCTTGTCTATAGTCATCCTGAAAGCAAATAAAACATTACAGATATCACTGCAAGACATTATTTCAAAAgcaattaatattaatttgatCTGATTCAGTTTCACCACTGAGACTAGTGAGTAATCATTATGATTACTATTGTTGTATTTACTTGACATGCTCCTTGTGATTTACAGGCATAAGAGATGCTTTGTTTAACTCCTGAGAAATGACAGCTAAACACACAGGTCATAACGTTAATGTCAAACTTAATGGCTGGAGTCACTAGTGTTCCTGTAACAGATTGAGTCACATTGAACACTACATTTTGCATCACATCTATGCCTATATACTAATGACTTTAAAAAGGTCCACCACAGGTCATGGTTGACAGTAAGATACATAGTTTGTCCTCAGCCTTAGACAAACCTAAAAAGCCAAACCATTTGCAGAAGTCTTAAGACAACTGCTCAGTTACTATTCAGCATCCAGGGGCACTGATTCAATGAGAGTTTGAACTATGACTTCTGTCTGAACACAATGACTGAGCTTCGAAAAAAAAACCTCTACAGTACAGTCAAGTTGTAAGAAACAACTTTTCTTTTAAAACACTCACCAAATAAGGATATTTAATTATCTTGGATACAATTTTTCCTCTTGTGATGTAATATCTGAAAATGAGCAAGAAATATCTATCTTCACTTTAAAGATccaaattgttgaaaatttcttttgcaaataaaGACAACAACTACCTTGAAATCTGGTCCAAAAATGTTGCAGCTTCCCCCTCAATTCTCTGAACTTCACTGAGAGTTTCTTCCTAAGAtgcaaaaattaaatgaaataaaataaatatcaggtataattttgaaacaaaaatattttatttggacCCAATTCTCTTGTCATTTGCTGCTACGTGGTTTACATTATTAAGAGttataaatttattttgatgAGGAAATGCCAACACCAACAGAAATTACCTGAATAGAAACACCAAAGTTATTTCCATCTTCTATCCTAGGGATTAAAAGCTGAATCCACATTTTCACCTGAATATAAAAAGAGCTAATGTCATTACTTGCACTTAAACTGCTAAGTTGAATAACATTTACAATACTTTGCAATATTAATAGGACCCGGTGCGCagtttgattggtcaaaaacccatgttttatcagagtattaAACATAGAAAAGGTGTGTTATATTGTTTTTCCCCACATTACCCCTAAATTGTATCAAGAAGCCTAAGCCATGTATTGCACTGTGATGAAACACTccagaaatgtagaaaacacttgcCTGTGGCtggtgttttctacatttcctttgtgttctcaaacgcccgtcgtgttttatcacagtgtaatacatggcttaggcttctttatttgtgagATTTCTGGCTGCTAAGGTAATACTAgatataaataattatcatgatAGCCAAGCCCTTGTAATATGCCGATAGCTCTACACTGCTGGATGTTGCTGATTAATTTTCTTCCAACAACCCACCAAAACAGAGATTGACTCAATGCActacttcattttttttctcgatCACAAAATCATTTTGATAAACAACAAAAGGATTAATACTTACTGTGTTACACTTCTCCATGAGGGTCTGTATtttaggttttaatacctcaaTAACTTGCAGCAGGTACTATGGACaacaaaactttgttttgtttattttttttttgttttttgttttaatacaaAGGCAAAATAGAAACCATGTGGTCTCCAGTAAAGTTCGCTTTGTTGCATTCTTGAAATCTTTTGGTCAAGTTTCACAAATCACAAATTGGGGAGCAGGggtggtgcagtggtgagagcgctTGCCTTCCACTAATGGCTTGGGTTCAATTCCTGTTCCTAGTGTCATATGTGGGtagagtttgttgttggttctctcctTACtccaaaatgtttttctctGGGTTCTCACACTTTACCCTCTCTAAAAAATCCAACACTACCAAATTCCAATTTGATCCAGATGAAAGGACACGCGTTGAACGATCTCCTGTGGCATTCTTAAGGTGTCCCATGGATAAACACAAACAATCATTATGTTGctatcattaataattattattattaaccatTGTTTGGAATTAACTGACACAATCATGTTGATGGCTTTtgcaagaaaaattaattttccaaAGGGCTTGAATTGAAATTATTATGGACATAAAATAGGTGAATTGACCATGAGCATAAACCCTACACATTTCCAGAAGAAAACCACCAGAAATACATTTGACAATTAAGTGATAAAGTTTACCTTGTTACAAGGAATATGAGCTTGGAGggctgaaaaaaggaaaatttaataGCATCCGTAAGTTGCTAATAGTCACAACAAATAATTCAATACAGCTTAAACCTTTCTAAGAATAACTGACCCGGTGGCAAATGATTTGACGCAAGAGATTCAAGACCATCAatgatttttctctttttgtgacttggctaaaacaaaaaaaagaaattaaaataagttGAGGCATCCATGTTTTCAAAAAGTACCACGGCTTTTGATAAACACCAACCCTAGCTAAGGTTTTCTTTGAGAAAAAGTCAGTAACATCCCTTCACCTACACAAGAAGTCATGTACCTTCCATTAATCCCATTAGAACCCCATGGCTCAAGTTGTTCAAATACCACTTACTGGATAAATCAATACCCACTCTATAACTTAATAACTTCATATAGTACTTAtccaggggtttcaatagaagccggCAACTGTCGAATTTCGCCGCCTACTTCCCAAATCATTGCCACCTACTTACTTTCTATTATAAATTAAGTCGTTTTTACACTAAAGTAttagtactgaatttgatgccagaatgcaggaaaagtcatttttccaaaattttctgggggagcatgcccccacacaCTCCCTAGGGAAAGGGACCTTATGGCCCCTGAAGTGTTACAGCCGCCTAGTACTTTAAAAGGGTCTGCCACCTACTGCAGAACTTATTGAAATCCCTGCTTATCTATCACTGAATAACTGAATCCCAGACGTCAAAGCTTTGTAAGGATACTTATAACCTTAATGAGGAattgaaaatataactttttttaCCTCCACATCTATGTGCCCATCATTCTTATTAATAGGCACAGTAACTGCTTTCTGTACCATCTCCACTGCATCAACACTGAACATTTCAGACTGAAAAGGAAACAAGCAATTAGTGGGACCAATGTTATTCAGGGATTTGCCAAGCCCTATGCTGGCTCAAACAACTTAAAGCACATACAAGCATGTCCCTGGGGTGACAGTCATTTTTTTGAGATGTGAGCATTGTAACAAAAAAGATAGCCTTtgctcaaataaaaaaaagaaatgtcacTCTCACATGAAAACTAATACTTATTACTTTACTGGTTACTTTGATGTGCCACAGTACTAGTCAGAGTTTCCAAAATTACCTGTGTTGCCACTGAACAAATGaatgaatgtttacatgccaTACAAAAATTGTTGATAATATTAAGAGATCAATCAATAATAAGATTATAAGGTCACTGATAAaaaaacttccaaaaaaaaaaaaagggaagttACAATAATTGTGGCACCACTGCAATGAAAATGCAGTTTTAAAGGAATTATCTAAGGTTTGATGTAAAGCTACTGAATTTACTACGTCATAACATCAATATTCACCAATGTCAAGCTACAAGAAGTCAGGAAGAAGCAATACTTAAATTCAGAAAGAATAACAAGACTAAACAACAGTTTGAAAACGCAATTCATTAACGACCAATCAACAATTTCAAATGTATTGCTGTCCTATTTATTGTGCTTTTAACAAGTAGAAGACCGGATTGCGATTTAACATGTTAGTGGTGGATCACTCAAGTTAAATTCACTTTGTATTGTATTCAAGTACTCCTTCACGCTCAAGAAGAACGATGCTAATGATTCATTGGCTATTTCGAGAAGGAttttaaagatattttaaaCGGAGCAAGACAGAATCATTGTTTCCCAGTTTGTATGATTAAATTCTTCCGCAAGTAAACCACGTGGTTGCAAAGAACTAACCATATGTACAAATTTTATACCTTCAAAAGCTTGTCCAACTCGAAAACTCTGTCAGGGAAGAAATTTTTCACAGAGTCTTCAGCCTAGGATATCAAACAAAACCGGAGAAGCTTGCAATTTAATACACTTAAAGACTGATTTGATGGGTTACCGCTAAAAAGTCTCAACTACGAAATTCCAAATAAGACCCTACTTAAGATATTTAGAATACACACCTCTTTCCGAACGGTTTCATGGAAATCCGTCAGCTGAAATTTTACCAAAAGGAAACTTGAGAAAGAGCATCAAACGACATTTAAGTGAAGAATCGCCAATTAATTTTAATAgttgaaaaaaagaagagcCGATGGCGCGGAGTGTACAATTGAACGTGGGTAGCTTTCACGTGCTCTAAATACGAGGAGGAGATGCCAAAACCAATATAGAATTCATGGAAGAGACAATTACCTTTCCTTTCGATGAATTCATAATAAAATTTTCGAAGAAAGAAGCGAAATTTGACTAGCCAGTTCAAATGTTCAAGACAAAGATTTGAAATACGCAAACAGAACAAATTCGCggcttttttattttgaaaacgGAAGCCGCTGACAAGTGACCAGAAAGACCAGCATGCAGTTCGACCGAACGGCTGATTTTTGTTGGCTGCTCCATGAACAAGGAATTTTTCCATGGATACTTCCGAAAATTGCACCTGGACTATTGGGGCAAACCTATCAGACAAAAGTGATCTTAGCTCTTGAAGTTTGAGTGCAGAAGCCAAACGAGAGGTTCACTGAATCTGATCGCTTTTGAAAAAATGACAGATGTGGTAGCAACGTGGGAAGTTAACTTGTCCGACGGGAAGCATCGTGTTCAGTTCGAACATGGAACTACAACTGGAAAGCGAGTGATAACAGTTGATAATGAGGAAGTGCTAAGGAATAACTGGATGTTTAGACTGGTGGGGAAGGAAAGTTTTAACGTGGGAGGTAAAAGAGCAACGATCCATATAGAGGCTGTTAGTGGATTCCAGTACGAATACACTTTAGAAGTCGACGGCAAACCGTTGAAGAAATTCGTAGAGAATCGAAAGAAAACCGCTAAAGTGTGGGCATTTCTTTTAGATGGAATAGAAACGCGAGTAGTACTTGGTAAGTTGTGTTTTGATTTTTACGCTTCGAAAGGTAATTGCTCTTTGACGGCCTTTGACCTTAATTTGTTTTTGGTGTGTAACTTAATGTATTAATTTACTGtgaagaaaattaataaatttagagaaattaatttttaaatttgaccaATTGAAAAGGATATTGTGGATATTGCTAGAGGCACAGGGGATGtgatcaaaagctttctttcaTCACGTCAGACCTGCTTTAATCTGGTCGCTTTTAGCATTTACTTGGACACGTACTGTGACTAATTTTACCGTTTCTGAGAATGGAAAAAGGTCATGACCGATAGCACTGGAGTTAGATGATAATAATTTGTATTGTTTAAgctatttttctcttttgatttcCGTGAAATGGTTGATCAGCTTCACTAAGCTCTCCTTGTTACTGGTTCATCCGTCTTTCTTTGGCTCTTGTAGACATGAgcacaacttaaaaaaaatcagcaactaattggattttacaaaaacaatttttcctctcaccctcatggcctctgcCTCAATAGCCCAATCGGGCTTTGGCTTCATGGTCTATATACCCAGAGCCCATTCAGGTGtgaggaataactgttaagtatgtatttattatataaacaccagtgaaataccaagtgagctttcccgtgaaaatttcatatcttcacatgtgaagagATGActgtcgttatggttacataataaatcgcacctttgaaagcaagctcacttggtatttcactgatgtttatataataaacagaatattacatactcgcttatggatatgaattttatcttctcatgttcaacttgatatctcgcTCGTTATATcaagttgaccactcgaagaaaaaattcatatccacgcgcgggcataTAATATCCTCTTTATATCAAACTAAGGGTGTAGTCCATGAAGAAACTGTTGTGCTGCATCATTGGGGAAGTGACACACCAAAATTTGACATAAAACAAGTTCATAAGGGTCAAAGCACTGTGAAGAATATagcaaagctgatgtttcaaacAGCAGCCCTTTTTTACATCTAACGTTTAACACTCAAAATTTCATCTTTATATTA
The nucleotide sequence above comes from Acropora muricata isolate sample 2 chromosome 12, ASM3666990v1, whole genome shotgun sequence. Encoded proteins:
- the LOC136892210 gene encoding proteasome activator complex subunit 3-like, yielding MNSSKGKLTDFHETVRKEAEDSVKNFFPDRVFELDKLLKSEMFSVDAVEMVQKAVTVPINKNDGHIDVEPSHKKRKIIDGLESLASNHLPPALQAHIPCNKYLLQVIEVLKPKIQTLMEKCNTVKMWIQLLIPRIEDGNNFGVSIQEETLSEVQRIEGEAATFLDQISRYYITRGKIVSKIIKYPYLDDYRQAVTELDEKQFTSLRLCCCELRNHYLSLHDTITKNLDKIKKPRTNNADSLY
- the LOC136892212 gene encoding fas apoptotic inhibitory molecule 1-like: MTDVVATWEVNLSDGKHRVQFEHGTTTGKRVITVDNEEVLRNNWMFRLVGKESFNVGGKRATIHIEAVSGFQYEYTLEVDGKPLKKFVENRKKTAKVWAFLLDGIETRVVLEKDTMEVWVNGNVVETAGEFVDDGTETHFTWGNHTCYVKAISSGKRKDGIIHSLIIDGNEIPETLNE